The stretch of DNA ATATCTTGTACCATTTCTATAAACGCAAAATGTAAGGCTACTTTTAATTTATTTTTTTCTTGTTTTTTCTCTTCTGTAGAACAACATCCATCTGAACATTCTGTTTTAATTTCTTGTTCTACTAATTTATTAGGGTTCTCTAGTTTAAACAAATTTGTTAAAACACCTCCGAAAATACCGGTTACAAAAGCTATAAAAGGCCTCATAATTGCTAATGGCCATCCCATTAAGGCTTGTGTTGCCAATATAGAATCTACACCCGTTTGTGGAGTTGAAATCATAAAAGAATTGGTTGCTCCAGCTGAAGCTCCACTTTTATAGAAACCTACACCTGTTGGAATAACACCACAAGAGCATAAAGGCATAGGAACTCCTAAAAAAGCTGCTTTTAGAACTGATTTCAAATTATTTTTCCCTAAATGTTGATCAATTTTTTGAGCTGGAAAATATACTTTCAATACTCCTGCTATCAAAAAACCTAGCAATAACCATGGAGCCATTTCTTTTGTTAAACTCCAAAATTCGTATATATAGTCTATAATAAAATCCATTATTTATTTCTCTTAATACAAAGATACTCATTCTAATATATAGCTTACGTATAAAATTTTGGAAAAAATGTGCAGGTAAAATAAGCAACGTTTATTAATAAATATTTATTCTTCTTTTACGATTTTTTCTAAAACCATTTGCAAGTGAGCATCTTCATCTTGACGATCTAATTTATTCATTTCTTTTTTCAAAAACCAAGCTGTTACAGCTGTTGATAAAATATCAGCTATAGGAAAGGAAACCCATACACCAAAGAGATCTAAATAATGAGGTAATACCAATACCAAAGGTATTAAGAAAAACCCTTGCTTTAATAAGGTTAAAAGTAAAGCTTGCCGTGGTTTACCAATCGCTTGAAAATAGGCTGCTCCTATCAACTGAAAAGCAATAATCGGTACAGCTGCAAACCCCCATCGCAAAGCTCCAGGTGTATCACTTATTATTTTAGCACTATTGACATCTTCTGTAGTAAATAACATTACAATCTCAGGAGCAAAAAACATAATTAAGGCAAAAATCATAAAGGAGAATAAAGTAGCATAATAAATAGACGTTTTTATAGACTCTTTTACTCTCTCATAATTCTTTGCTCCATAATTATATCCAGAAATAGGTAAGAACCCTTGCGTTACACCCATTACAGGGAATAAAGCAAACATAATAACCCTACCCAATATTCCATACATAATAACCGCCACTTCTCCTCCATATTTAAATAATACAAAATTTAAAACAATAGATAAAAGTGCTACTACACCTTGTCTTGCAATGGTTACAAAACCTAAACTTGATATTTCTGTTACAATAGCTAAATCTAGCGGGAAATATTTAGGACGAATGTTAATCACTCCTCTTCCAAAAAGAAAATAACCTAAAATAAATAAAAAACAAGCTACATAAGAACATACGGTAGCCCAAGCCGCTCCTTCTAACCCTCCATCTAAAACCTTAATAAATATAATGTCTAAAATAATGTTTAATACGGCTGGAATCAACATTACAACCATAGCAGTTTTGGCTTGACCTTCTGCGCGAATTACAGTATTAGCCATCATATTTAATGCTAAGAAAGGGATTCCATATAACATGGTATTAAAATACACAAATGAGGGATCATGAAGATCTTCTTTCCCTCCAAAAATGTACACAATCTCATCTGTATAAAAATACCCTACCGTTACAACAAACAATGATAAAATCAACGTCATCGTAATTTGGTTTCCAAAAGTATGTTGTGCTAAGCGTTTTTCATCTGCTCCTAAAGCCCTAGAAATAATCGAGCTACCTCCTACCCCAATTCCCATTCCAACAGAGGAAATAAAAAATACAATAGGCATCACAATGGCAATAGCCCCTATTCCTAATGGACCTACCCATTTTCCTACAAAAATAGAGTCTACCAACATATAAATAGACATAGCCAAAATACCAATTGAAGCGGGTATTGCTTGTTCGAATAATAATGTTTTGATAGATTCCGTCCCTAAACGAGTGCTTTTATCCATGAAAATTAAGGTTAAAGTATCGCAAATTACGTTAATTATTTAAAAGAACGTTCAATATTCTAAAATCTTATTATTTTTGTCCATTATACTTATAATGGATTTTTTAAACTTTTTAAGGCCTTTCATACATTACGGACTGCATTTTGTGTTTCCTGTTTTTTTCGCTTATTTTTTCTATAAAAAAAACTGGAAAAAAATAGCTTTTATCCTTTTGTGCACTATGCTGGTTGATTTAGATCATCTTTTAGCACATCCTATTTTTGATCCTAACCGATGTAGTATTGGGTTTCATTTTTTACATCAATACTGGGCCATTTCAATTTATACGTTAATGCTATTCTTTCCTAAAACAAGAATTATAGCCATTGGATTACTTTTTCATATGATCACAGACTCTATAGATTGTTGGATGATGAATATAACCTCTTAAATAAGGTTTTCTCACACTTTTCAATCTTTTTAACCACTTTCAAAATAATTCCTTTCTATAACTTTATACTTTTACACCTCTTCTTTTATCACTTTTCACTAATCATTATTCACTTTTTACACGATACTTTTGACTTACGGCTTAAGAACTGTATCTTTACGAAAAATCAGAATATAAGATGACTCAAGAACATGCCAAAAATGATAAACGCTTATTTTTACTCGATGCATACGCCTTAATTTTCAGAGGTTACTATGCCTTTATTAAAAATCCACGAATCAATTCAAAAGGATTAAATACCTCTGCTATAATGGGATTTTGTAATTCTATGATTGAAATCTTAAAAAAAGAAAATCCTACTCATATAGCGGTCGTTTTTGATGTTGGAAAATCTACAGTTCGAACCGAACAATACCCTGAATATAAAGCCAATCGTGATGAAACTCCTGAGGCTATTAAAATAGCAGTTCCCTACATACAAGAAATTATAAAAGCCTTTCATATTCCTATATTGTATAAAGAAGGGTACGAAGCAGATGATGTAATTGGAACTTTAGCTAAAAAAGCAGAAAAAGCCGGTTTTACAACCTATATGATGACACCTGATAAGGATTTTGGTCAATTAGTTAGTGAAAACATCTTTATGTATCGACCTGCAGCAAGAGGTAACGGTCCTGAGATATGGGGTATTCCTGAAATCCAGGAAAAATTTGGAGTTGAGCGTCCCGAACAAGTTATTGATTTTTTAGGTATGATGGGGGATTCTGTTGATAATATTCCCGGTTTACCTGGAGTTGGAGAAAAAACAGCCAAAAAATACCTAGCAGAATTTGGATCACTAGAAAATTTATTAGCTCATACCGATCAATTAAAAGGAAAGGCTAAAGAAAAAATTGAAGCCAATAAAGAACTTGGAATCCTTTCTAAACAACTTGCTACCATTATCTTAGATGTTCCTATCGAGTTTGATGAAAAATCACTCGTTATGGATCCTCCTGATTTGGAAAAAATTCAAGAGATTTTTCAAGAATTAGAGTTTAGAAGAATGGCTGAACAAGTAACCCGTCATTTTAGTCAAAAAACAGCTAATGAAAATTTAAAAGAAGCTTTTGTTACCCAATCAGCTCCTACTAAAACATCAGGCAAAAGCGAACAAATGTCTCTTTTTGGAAATGATGAAACTTCTTTAACCTTACCACAAGAAACCCATACAGGATATAAAACTGTAGAAAATTCTCATGCATTATACCAGTATGTAGATACCAAAACAGGTAGAAAATTACTTCTAGAAAAAATCTTACAACAAAAAGAAGTCTGCTTTGATACCGAAACAACTAGTTTAAATACTTTTGAAGCAGAAATTGTAGGGTTAGCCATTTCCTTTGAAAAAAACACAGGATATTATATCACTTTACCTGAAAATCAAAAAGAAACAACTTCTATTTTAAATGAATTTAAACCTTTCTTTGAAGATCCTACTATCATCAAAATAGGTCATAACTTAAAATATGATTTAAAAGTATTAGCCAATTATCAAATTGAAGTAAAAGGAAATCTTTTTGATACCATGATTGCACATTACCTAATTAACCCTGATATGAGGCATGGGATGGATATCTTGGCTGAAACATACTTAAATTATCAACCCATTAAAATTGAAACTTTAATTGGAAAAAAAGGGAAAAATCAACTTTCTATGCGTGATGTTGAAATTGAGAAGCAAACACCTTATGCATGTGAAGATGCTGATATTACATTACAATTAAAAGAAATTTTTGAAAAAAAGTTTACTGAAGAAATAAAAAAACTATTTTATGACATTGAAATGCCTCTCATGCGTGTTTTAATACAGATGGAATTGAATGGTATTTCACTAGATTCAGAATCTTTAGCAAAATTATCTAAAGAATTAGAAGAAGATAGCACATTATTAGAAAAATCTATTTACGAGCAAGCTGGTGAAGAATTCAATATTGCTTCTCCTAAACAATTAGGACCTATTTTATTTGAAAAACTAGCCATTTCTAAAAAGGCAAAGAAAACCAAAACAGGGCAATATTCTACATCAGAAGATGTATTATCAAAACTTAAAAATGAACATTCTATTGTAGCAAACATTTTAAATTATCGACAAGTCAATAAATTAAAATCAACTTATGTCGATGCCTTACCTAAGGAGGTTAATCCTAAAACCAATCGAATTCATACCACTTTTGGACAAACGGTCGCTGCAACTGGAAGATTAAGTTCTAATAATCCTAATTTACAAAACATACCCATTCGCACAAAACGAGGGCAAGAAGTAAGAAAAGCCTTTATTCCAAAAGATCAAAATCATATACTTATTGCAGCTGATTATTCTCAAATTGAACTACGTTTAATTGCTGAAATAGCTCAAGAACCCAATATGACACAAGCTTTTATCAATGGAGAGGATATCCATGCTTCAACTGCTGCACAAATTTTTGATGTTGATATTAAAAATGTAACACGTGAACAACGTTCACAAGCCAAAACAGTAAATTTTGGAATTATTTATGGTGTTTCTGCTTTTGGATTAAGTGAACAAACAGGTTTATCACGAAGTGATTCCAAAAAACTAATTGATGCATACTATGAAACGTATCCTACTTTAAAAGAATTCATGGCAAAACAAGTAGAATTTGCTCGACAACAAGGTTATGTTGAAACTATTTTAGGTAGACGTCGTTATTTAAAGGACATTAATTCTTCTAACGCTGTAGTTCGAAGTCATGCCGAACGAAATGCAATCAACGCTCCTATTCAAGGAAGTGCTGCTGACATTATGAAGCTAGCTATGATTGAAGTACAACAACATCTTTTACAAGAAAATCTTGAATCAAAGTTATTATTACAAGTACATGATGAACTTGTATTAGAAGCCCCTTTAAAAGAAAAAGATGCCTTAAAATCTAATTTGAAGAACATTATGGAGCAGGTTGTGAAAACTCAAATACCACTTATTACCGAAGTTGAAGAAGGTAAAAACTGGTTAGAAGCACATTAAATCTTAATCAAATATAATTTCAAGGTAAAATAATACCATTTCAAGATAAAATAATATAATTATATGTAAAAATAAATTAAAAGGTAATTTTACATCAGTTTAGGTTAAAAAAATATATTATTAAATAAAATACTATATTTTTTCTTTGTTTACCTCGATACATTTATTACATTGTCCTCACTAATTATAAATACTTAATGTTTATGAGGACAATTTTAAAAAGCTCTCTATTTGTAATAGGGCTCTTACTAACGAGCATAGTCCATGCTCAGGAAAAAACCATCACAGGTACCATCACAGATGAATCTGGAGAATCACTACCTGGTGCTTATGTAGAAGTTAAAGGTACCCAAATTAGTGCTGAAACTGACATGGATGGAAACTATGAAATTCAAGCTAAGCCAGGAGATACGTTAATTTTCTCCTTTATCGGACTTCCCGATGTTGAAAAAACAGTTGGAGAAAGTAACTCCATGAGTGTACAATTTACAGAAAATGATAATCAGATTGATCAAGTTGTAGTCACAGCACTCGGAATATCTAGAGATAAGAAATCTTTAGGATATGCTACTCAAGAAGTATCTGGTGAAGATGTTTCCACTGTAAAAACAGGAAATGTTGCCAACTCATTATCAGGTAAAGTTGCCGGTATTCAAGTTAAACGTAATAATAACATGGGAGGTTCTACCAATGTTATTATACGTGGATCAACTTCTCTAACAGGGAATAATCAAGCCTTATGGGTTGTCGATGGAATTCCTATTGATAATTCCAATACAAACACAGCAAGACAACAAGCAGGAGGAAAAGGTTTTGATTATGGAAATGCTGCCGCTGATATTAACCCTGATGATATAGAGTCAATAAATGTATTAAAAGGTGCTGCTGCAACCGCTTTATATGGAGCTAGAGCAGCCAACGGTGCTATTATTGTTACCACAAAAAAAGGAAGTAGCAAAGGTAGAATTGGTATTACTATTAATTCAGGTGTAACCGTTGGTTCTATTGATCGAACGACTTTTCCAAAATATCAAAAACAATATGGAGGAGGATATGGACCATATTATAGTGATGGTTCTAATCCTTATTTAGAACAACGAGATGTAAATGGAGATGGTGTACTTGATTTTGTTGTACCAACAACAGAAGATGCTTCTTATGGAGCTGCATATGATCCTAATTTATTAGTTTATAATTGGGATGCCTTTGACCCCGAATCACCAAACTACATGAAAGCAACTCCCTGGACTGCCCCTGAAAATGATCCTGTAGACTTTTTTGAAACTCCCGTAACATTGACAAACTCTATTGCTTTAAGTGGAGCTACAGATGAAAGTCATTTCAGATTTTCTTATACTAATTTTAGTCAAGAAGGAATCATGCCTAACAGCAAATTAGATCGAAATACAGTTGCTTTTAGAGCTGGACATGAATTCACAGAAAAATTAACACTAAACGCTTCTGTTAATTATATAAAAACTAATGGTAAAGGACGTAACTCTACAGGTTATAGTGACAATATCATGAGTATGTTTAGACAATGGTGGCAAACCAATGTTGATATAAAAGATCAAAAAAGAGCTTATTTTAATACTGGGAGGAATGTAACTTGGAACTACGCAAGTGTCGATCCTAACTCTAGTAGTTATCTTAAACCTATATACTGGGATAACCCTTATTGGGCCCGTTATCAAAATTATCAAACAGATGAGAGAAATCGTTGGTTTGGAAATGTAGCTTTAACTTATGATTTTAATGATTGGCTAAGTGCAACAGGTAGAGTATCCGTAGATACTTATAGTGAACTTCAAGAAGAAAGAAGAGCTGTAGGTAGTGTTGCAACACCATTTGGGATATATGGAAATGATGA from Flavobacteriaceae bacterium UJ101 encodes:
- a CDS encoding putative multidrug resistance protein YoeA (Belongs to the multi antimicrobial extrusion (MATE) (TC 2.A.66.1) family.) gives rise to the protein MDKSTRLGTESIKTLLFEQAIPASIGILAMSIYMLVDSIFVGKWVGPLGIGAIAIVMPIVFFISSVGMGIGVGGSSIISRALGADEKRLAQHTFGNQITMTLILSLFVVTVGYFYTDEIVYIFGGKEDLHDPSFVYFNTMLYGIPFLALNMMANTVIRAEGQAKTAMVVMLIPAVLNIILDIIFIKVLDGGLEGAAWATVCSYVACFLFILGYFLFGRGVINIRPKYFPLDLAIVTEISSLGFVTIARQGVVALLSIVLNFVLFKYGGEVAVIMYGILGRVIMFALFPVMGVTQGFLPISGYNYGAKNYERVKESIKTSIYYATLFSFMIFALIMFFAPEIVMLFTTEDVNSAKIISDTPGALRWGFAAVPIIAFQLIGAAYFQAIGKPRQALLLTLLKQGFFLIPLVLVLPHYLDLFGVWVSFPIADILSTAVTAWFLKKEMNKLDRQDEDAHLQMVLEKIVKEE
- the DPO1|polA gene encoding DNA-directed DNA polymerase (In addition to polymerase activity, this DNA polymerase exhibits 3' to 5' and 5' to 3' exonuclease activity; Belongs to the DNA polymerase type-A family; Contains 1 3'-5' exonuclease domain; Contains 1 5'-3' exonuclease domain.; KEGG: eao:BD94_1400 DNA polymerase I) yields the protein MTQEHAKNDKRLFLLDAYALIFRGYYAFIKNPRINSKGLNTSAIMGFCNSMIEILKKENPTHIAVVFDVGKSTVRTEQYPEYKANRDETPEAIKIAVPYIQEIIKAFHIPILYKEGYEADDVIGTLAKKAEKAGFTTYMMTPDKDFGQLVSENIFMYRPAARGNGPEIWGIPEIQEKFGVERPEQVIDFLGMMGDSVDNIPGLPGVGEKTAKKYLAEFGSLENLLAHTDQLKGKAKEKIEANKELGILSKQLATIILDVPIEFDEKSLVMDPPDLEKIQEIFQELEFRRMAEQVTRHFSQKTANENLKEAFVTQSAPTKTSGKSEQMSLFGNDETSLTLPQETHTGYKTVENSHALYQYVDTKTGRKLLLEKILQQKEVCFDTETTSLNTFEAEIVGLAISFEKNTGYYITLPENQKETTSILNEFKPFFEDPTIIKIGHNLKYDLKVLANYQIEVKGNLFDTMIAHYLINPDMRHGMDILAETYLNYQPIKIETLIGKKGKNQLSMRDVEIEKQTPYACEDADITLQLKEIFEKKFTEEIKKLFYDIEMPLMRVLIQMELNGISLDSESLAKLSKELEEDSTLLEKSIYEQAGEEFNIASPKQLGPILFEKLAISKKAKKTKTGQYSTSEDVLSKLKNEHSIVANILNYRQVNKLKSTYVDALPKEVNPKTNRIHTTFGQTVAATGRLSSNNPNLQNIPIRTKRGQEVRKAFIPKDQNHILIAADYSQIELRLIAEIAQEPNMTQAFINGEDIHASTAAQIFDVDIKNVTREQRSQAKTVNFGIIYGVSAFGLSEQTGLSRSDSKKLIDAYYETYPTLKEFMAKQVEFARQQGYVETILGRRRYLKDINSSNAVVRSHAERNAINAPIQGSAADIMKLAMIEVQQHLLQENLESKLLLQVHDELVLEAPLKEKDALKSNLKNIMEQVVKTQIPLITEVEEGKNWLEAH
- a CDS encoding tonB-dependent receptor SusC (Mediates transport of starch oligosaccharides from the surface of the outer membrane to the periplasm for subsequent degradation; Belongs to the TonB-dependent receptor family.) translates to MRTILKSSLFVIGLLLTSIVHAQEKTITGTITDESGESLPGAYVEVKGTQISAETDMDGNYEIQAKPGDTLIFSFIGLPDVEKTVGESNSMSVQFTENDNQIDQVVVTALGISRDKKSLGYATQEVSGEDVSTVKTGNVANSLSGKVAGIQVKRNNNMGGSTNVIIRGSTSLTGNNQALWVVDGIPIDNSNTNTARQQAGGKGFDYGNAAADINPDDIESINVLKGAAATALYGARAANGAIIVTTKKGSSKGRIGITINSGVTVGSIDRTTFPKYQKQYGGGYGPYYSDGSNPYLEQRDVNGDGVLDFVVPTTEDASYGAAYDPNLLVYNWDAFDPESPNYMKATPWTAPENDPVDFFETPVTLTNSIALSGATDESHFRFSYTNFSQEGIMPNSKLDRNTVAFRAGHEFTEKLTLNASVNYIKTNGKGRNSTGYSDNIMSMFRQWWQTNVDIKDQKRAYFNTGRNVTWNYASVDPNSSSYLKPIYWDNPYWARYQNYQTDERNRWFGNVALTYDFNDWLSATGRVSVDTYSELQEERRAVGSVATPFGIYGNDEQSGYQKFERTFSEYNYDLMLNFDRDLSDSFNLKGLIGTNIRQTNVEETLNSTNGGLVVPGLYSLLNSVNDVPDPVEADETVEVNGIFASASLGYNDFLFLDATIRRDQSSTLPSNNNSYYYPSVATSFVFSKLIDKPWLSFGKLRLNYAEVGNDAPFGRISDTYRREGRFNNDGNIALFSVRDTKNNPNLKPERTKSWETGLEMSFFKRRLGFDLALYKTNTEDLITEVAVSNATGYTNFFKNVGEMENKGIELALNAVPIKSSNFSWNVGVNWAKNENEVVSLDDGVQNLQLGSFQGGVTINATVGQPYGVIQGTDYTYADGQRIVDASNGQYIPSTESDKIIGNVQPDWNMGISNKFNYKNFALGFLIDIQKGGDIFSLDQYYGLATGLYTETAFINDLGNPVRNTIANGGGFINPGVNVDANGNVTGQNTTRIRADRFGAQGYRRGLPNKAFVYDASYVKLREVTISYTLPDHILQNTFIRNMTFTAIGSNLWIIDKNLPHADPEAGLSSGNVQGWQSGVLPTTRDFGFNVKVQF